The proteins below come from a single Triticum aestivum cultivar Chinese Spring chromosome 5D, IWGSC CS RefSeq v2.1, whole genome shotgun sequence genomic window:
- the LOC123122243 gene encoding ribosomal RNA processing protein 36 homolog isoform X1, giving the protein MKGRSSHRGTAPTSAAASTSSKRDPEDEPVSDSEESGDEEQDVSSSSGSESESENDQLAERERKLERVLADVPFGELQRARADGSLAARGVSAAAAAQKKARRESRKRPMEISTNVRPPRLREVIQVPKKVVRDPRFEPVYGTVDKEGFRKRYNFLFDHDLPAEKEKLQKSIKKLKDPNAIEEAKNQITWIDKQLRSNPQKNVESEILRGHIKKEREAAKAGKRPYYLKKSEIRERKLMDKYNELKEAGKLDSFMEKRRKKNASKDHRFMPYRRDGGGA; this is encoded by the exons ATGAAAGGCCGCAGCAGCCACCGCGGGACCGctcccacctccgccgccgcctcgacttccagCAAGCGCGACCCCGAAGACGAGCCCGTCTCAGACTCCGAGGAATCGGGCGACGAGGAG CAGGATGTCTCCTCgtcgtcggggtcggagtcggagtcggagaaCGACCAGTTAGCGGAGCGGGAGAGGAAGCTGGAGCGCGTGCTCGCCGACGTGCCCTTCGGGGAGCTGCAGCGCGCGCGTGCCGACGGGTCGCTCGCGGCGCGGGGTGTTTCTGCTGCCGCCGCGGCCCAGAAGAAGGCTCGCAGGGAGAGCAGGAAGAG GCCCATGGAGATTAGCACGAATGTGCGGCCGCCTAGACTCAGGGAGGTGATCCAGGTTCCCAAGAAG GTTGTAAGGGATCCAAGATTCGAACCTGTATATGGAACTGTTGATAAAGAAGG ATTCAGGAAAAGATACAATTTCTTATTCGATCATGATCTGCCCGCAGAAAAAGAG AAACTCCAAAAGTCGATTAAGAAATTGAAGGATCCGAATGCCATTGAAGAAGCGAAGAATCAAATCACCTGGATT GATAAGCAGTTGAGGTCTAATCCTCAGAAGAACGTTGAATCAGAAATTCTGCGTGGACATATTAAGAAAGAGAGGGAAGCAGCAAAGGCCGGAAAACGACCATATTATCTGAAGAAAT CTGAAATTCGTGAAAGGAAGTTGATGGATAAGTACAATGAGCTCAAG GAGGCAGGAAAGCTTGATTCCTTTATGGAGAAGCGACGCAAGAAGAATGCATCCAAAGATCATCGCTTCATGCCATACCGAAGGGATGGGGGTGGTGCATAA
- the LOC123122243 gene encoding ribosomal RNA processing protein 36 homolog isoform X2, with protein MKGRSSHRGTAPTSAAASTSSKRDPEDEPVSDSEESGDEEDVSSSSGSESESENDQLAERERKLERVLADVPFGELQRARADGSLAARGVSAAAAAQKKARRESRKRPMEISTNVRPPRLREVIQVPKKVVRDPRFEPVYGTVDKEGFRKRYNFLFDHDLPAEKEKLQKSIKKLKDPNAIEEAKNQITWIDKQLRSNPQKNVESEILRGHIKKEREAAKAGKRPYYLKKSEIRERKLMDKYNELKEAGKLDSFMEKRRKKNASKDHRFMPYRRDGGGA; from the exons ATGAAAGGCCGCAGCAGCCACCGCGGGACCGctcccacctccgccgccgcctcgacttccagCAAGCGCGACCCCGAAGACGAGCCCGTCTCAGACTCCGAGGAATCGGGCGACGAGGAG GATGTCTCCTCgtcgtcggggtcggagtcggagtcggagaaCGACCAGTTAGCGGAGCGGGAGAGGAAGCTGGAGCGCGTGCTCGCCGACGTGCCCTTCGGGGAGCTGCAGCGCGCGCGTGCCGACGGGTCGCTCGCGGCGCGGGGTGTTTCTGCTGCCGCCGCGGCCCAGAAGAAGGCTCGCAGGGAGAGCAGGAAGAG GCCCATGGAGATTAGCACGAATGTGCGGCCGCCTAGACTCAGGGAGGTGATCCAGGTTCCCAAGAAG GTTGTAAGGGATCCAAGATTCGAACCTGTATATGGAACTGTTGATAAAGAAGG ATTCAGGAAAAGATACAATTTCTTATTCGATCATGATCTGCCCGCAGAAAAAGAG AAACTCCAAAAGTCGATTAAGAAATTGAAGGATCCGAATGCCATTGAAGAAGCGAAGAATCAAATCACCTGGATT GATAAGCAGTTGAGGTCTAATCCTCAGAAGAACGTTGAATCAGAAATTCTGCGTGGACATATTAAGAAAGAGAGGGAAGCAGCAAAGGCCGGAAAACGACCATATTATCTGAAGAAAT CTGAAATTCGTGAAAGGAAGTTGATGGATAAGTACAATGAGCTCAAG GAGGCAGGAAAGCTTGATTCCTTTATGGAGAAGCGACGCAAGAAGAATGCATCCAAAGATCATCGCTTCATGCCATACCGAAGGGATGGGGGTGGTGCATAA